TTTCTTCTGTTTCATCAAAAAAAGACAATGTAACAAAATCTATGGCTAAAGCCGCAGGCGTGAAGTCGGTTTTTGCTGTAGGAAATACTGTTTATATGACTTCATTCGGCAGAGGAAACGATGCTGTACTTGAGCAGAAAATAGTCGATACATCGCACGAACCGCTGAATATTGACGATCCTGCATATCAGTTGAACGTTGTCACAATGAACGGTTATTCGGTTACCGGTCACAGAGGTGAAACGGTATCTGCCGTAACGGATAATCCGCTGCGCCGTTTTAACGGAAGAAAGAAAGATGAACCGGAACAGTCTGTGCCTACGGATATGCTGTGCCTGAAACCGACTCTTGAAAAGAAATTCTTCGGCAAAGAATTCGATGATAATATACATATCCAGCTTATTTACAATATTCTTGACATTGAAAAAATACTGGCGGTTTATTCGACCAACGCTATTTACGCATTGAATAATATGAGTGCTGACGAAAATATCGAAAACAGCGATTTCTTCATGAAACGTACCACCGATGAAACCTTTGACGATTTTGAAAAGAAAAAGGAGAGTACAAACAGTCGAGAGAAAGCCGATTTTGACGCATTTGAAAAATTCATCGGCAATTACAGGCTGGCTTATTTTGCCGATGCATTTTATGTAAATAAAAAGAATCCCAAAGGTAAAGCAAAAAATGTTCTGCGTGAGGATAAAGAACTTTACTCCGTGCTCACTCTGATCGGTAAACTGCGTCATTGGTGTGTTCACAGTGAGGAGGGCAGAGCAGAATTCTGGCTGTATAAGCTCGATGAACTTAAAGATGATTTCAAAAATGTACTCGACGTTGTTTATAACCGTCCTGTTGAAGAAATAAACAACCGCTTTATAGAAAACAATAAGGTAAACATACAGATACTGGGCTCGGTATACAAGAACACCGATATTGCCGAACTTGTAAGGTCATATTACGAATTTCTTATCACAAAGAAGTATAAAAATATGGGCTTTTCAATAAAGAAGCTCCGTGAGAGTATGCTCGAAGGTAAAGGTTACGCCGATAAAGAATATGATTCTGTAAGGAATAAGCTGTATCAGATGACGGATTTCATCTTATACACAGGATATATCAACGAAGACAGCGATAGAGCCGACGATCTTGTGAACACTTTGAGAAGTTCGCTCAAAGAGGATGATAAGACAACCGTATATTGCAAGGAAGCGGATTATCTGTGGAAAAAATACCGTGAATCCATAAGAGAGGTTGCCGATGCGCTTGATGGCGATAACATTAAAAAGCTGAGCAAATCGAATATTGAAATTCAGGAAGACAAGCTGAGAAAATGTTTTATCAGCTATGCCGACAGCGTATCGGAATTTACCAAGCTTATTTATCTGCTGACAAGATTTTTAAGCGGTAAGGAGATCAACGATCTTGTCACAACGCTGATAAACAAGTTTGACAATATCAGAAGCTTCCTTGAAATAATGGACGAGCTTGGGCTTGACAGGACCTTCACCGCCGAGTACAGCTTCTTTGAAGGCAGTACAAAGTATCTTGCCGAGCTTGTCGAGCTTAACAGCTTTGTGAAATCGTGTTCGTTTGATATAAACGCAAAAAGAACAATGTATCGCGATGCGCTGGATATTCTCGGCATTGAATCGGATAAGACCGAAGAAGATATTGAGAAGATGATCGATAATATCCTTCAGATCGACGCAAACGGTGATAAAAAGCTCAAGAAAAACAACGGTCTGAGAAATTTCATTGCAAGTAACGTTATAGATTCAAACCGATTCAAGTACCTTGTGCGGTACGGAAATCCAAAGAAGATTCGTGAAACGGCAAAATGCAAGCCCGCTGTAAGGTTTGTGCTGAATGAGATCCCGGACGCACAGATCGAAAGATATTATGAGGCTTGTTGCCCAAAAAATACAGCTTTATGCTCTGCAAATAAGAGACGTGAGAAACTGGCTGATATGATAGCTGAAATAAAGTTTGAGAATTTTTCGGATGCCGGCAATTATCAGAAAGCAAATGTCACATCAAGAACGTCTGAAGCTGAAATCAAGCGGAAGAATCAGGCTATAATCCGTCTTTATCTTACCGTTATGTACATTATGCTGAAGAACCTTGTAAATGTGAACGCCAGATACGTTATCGCTTTCCATTGCGTTGAAAGGGATACGAAGCTGTATGCGGAAAGCGGTCTGGAAGTCGGTAATATAGAAAAAAACAAGACAAATCTTACTATGGCTGTAATGGGAGTCAAGCTCGAAAACGGAATCATAAAAACGGAATTTGACAAGAGCTTTGCAGAAAATGCCGCAAACAGATATCTCAGGAATGCACGCTGGTACAAGCTGATACTGGATAATTTAAAGAAGTCGGAAAGAGCGGTTGTCAATGAGTTCAGAAATACTGTCTGCCATCTGAATGCGATAAGGAATATCAATATCAATATCAAGGAAATAAAAGAGGTCGAGAACTACTTTGCTCTGTACCACTACCTCATTCAGAAACATCTCGAAAATCGTTTTGCCGATAAAAAAGTAGAAAGAGACACCGGCGATTTTATAAGCAAGCTCGAAGAACACAAGACTTACTGCAAGGACTTTGTAAAAGCATATTGTACGCCTTTCGGATATAACCTTGTGAGATATAAAAACCTTACGATAGACGGGCTGTTTGATAAGAATTACCCCGGAAAAGACGATTCTGATGAACAGAAATAATATTAATATGTAAGTCGGTGCGCAAGGGTGATTTTATGAATAAATCTATTGACATTTGTACAAAAGTGATATATAATAAAGATAATTCAAAATCACCTTTGTGTATTTTGAGGAACTACACCCGTGCAAAATTGCAGGGGTCTAAAACGACCTGAATATTTCAGATCAAAATAGCAATGAACTACACCCGTGCAAAATTGCAGGGGTCTAAAACATTCCTTATCTAAATAGCATATGCTTCTGTGAACTACACCCGTGCAAAATTGCAGGGGTCTAAAACTTCGGCATGAGAAAGTACACTTTCCTTAAGAGAACTACACCTGTGCAAAAATGCAGGGGTCTAAAACAGTGTTTTTATTTCTTGCAACGGCACTACGGAACTACACCCGTGCAAAAATGCAGGGGTCTAAAACAGATGCCGCTTAACTTAGTTGTAGCTTTGCGAACTACACCCGTGCAAAAATGCAGGGGTCTAAAACTAAGTTCAGTTTTATTGAGTTTGTGATCGTGAACTACACCCGTGCAAAAATGCAGGGGTCTAAAACTCCGTATTAACGAATTAGGTAGAACAATACGAACTACACCCGTGCAAAATTGCAGGGGTCTAAAACAGCATTACTTTTTTAGAATGCTTGCATTTGGAACTACACCCGTGCAAAAATGCAGGGGTCTAAAACTGATACTGCTTTGATGTCAGCATTGCATATGAACTACACCCGTGCAGAATTGCAGGGGTCTAAAACCTGTTGAACTCCAGGCTTCCTGATATAGGAGAACTACACCCGTGCAAAAATGCAGGGGTCTAAAACTTGAATTGTAATACATACTACCAATGTCTGAACTACACCCGTGCAAAATTGCAGGGGTCTAAAACTTGCTTTTTCGTTAGTTATTACTTCGGTTTGAATTACACCCGTGCAAAAATGCAGGGGTCTAAAACTCATTAATGTTGAAGCAATCTTGTTTTTGAGAACTACACCCGTGCAAAATTGCAGGGGTGTAGTTTTTTTGCATAAAACAGCCCGACCTTAGTTTCAAAGGTCGGGCTGTTCTTTTGTCATAAATAGATTTTTGGGTACAGTATTTCGATTTACCGAGGGGGTTCGATGTGGTAAAATGTGATTGTAAGGAAAAACAAAGAGGAAAAATGTTGTTTTGGGTACAGTTTTTCGCTCGAAAAAAATGAAAAATGTGAGATAATATAATCAGAGGGTAAAACCTCACGGTTATATTATTGAAAAAAGAGCGAATTCAACAAAGAGGTATCGGCAACATATCCGGTCCGCTGTTACAGTTCAAGGAGGTACATATTATGTTCGGAGATTTCTACAGTCTTGTCCGCCTTTTCTTTTATCACGGTAATTCGGTTTCCGATGAACGTGACGCATACTGCTACAACTTCACAGACATCAGTTATTGGTATTGATAAGACGATAAACGCTTAAACCGAAAGGGGATGTTAAAATGTCAGCTTTAAACCGTATCCGTATTCATATTCCTGAATTTCCGTGCTGAGCGTAATGGCAGGAAATTTTATCCGAAAGGGGATGTTAATATGACAAAGCAGGTATTGACTTCAGTAATTGTCGCAGCTCTTACGGGAGCTATCGGTGTAATCACGGCGCTCGGCAAGGGCGATTGATAACAGACGTGACATATAACGAAAGGGAGGTTAAAATGTCAGCTTTAAACCGTATCCGTATCCATATTCCTGAATTTCCGTGCTGAGCGTAATGGCAGGAAGTTTTATCCGAAAGGGGATGTTTATATGACAAAGCAGGTATTGACTTCAGTAATTACCGCAGCTCTTACGGGAGCTATCGGTGTAATCACGGCACTCGGCAAGGGTGATTGACAACAGACGTGACATATAACGAAAGGAAGGTTCATATGACAAAGCAGGTATTGACTTCAGTAATTGCCGCAGCTCTTACGGGAGCTATCGGTGTAATTACGGCGCTCGGTAAGGGCGATTGATAACAGACGTGACATATAACGAAAGGAAGGTTCATATGACAAAGCAGGTATTGACTTCGGTAATTTCCGCAGCTCTTACGGGAGCTATCGGTGTAATCACGGCACTCGGCAAGGACGATTGATAACAGATGTGATATATAACGAAAGGGGATGTTAAAATGTCAGCTTTAAACCGTATCCGTATCCATATTCCTGAATTTCCGTGCTGAGCGTAATGGCAGGAAATTTTATCCGAAAGGGGATGTTTATATGACAAATCAGGTATTGACTTCAGTAATTACCGCAGTTCTTACGGGAACTATCGGTGTAATCACGGCACTCGGCAAGGGTGATTGATAACAGACGTGACATATAACGAAAGGGAGGTTCATATGACAAAGCAGGTATTGACTTCAGTAATTGTTGCAGCTCTTACGGGAGCTATCGGTGTAATCACAGCACTCGGCAAGGGCGATTGATAACAGACGTGACATATAACGAAAGGGGAGGTTCATATGACAAAGCAGGTATTGACTTCAGTAATTGCCGCAGCTCTTACGGGAGCTATCGGTGTAATCACAGCGCTCGGCAAGGGTGATTGACAACAGACGTGACATATAACGAAAGGGGAGGTTCATATGACAAAGCAGGTATTGACTTCGGTAATTGCCGCAGCTCTTACGGGAGCTATCGGTGTAATCACGGCACTCGGCAAGGGCGATTGACAACAGATGTGACATATAACGAAAGGGGATGTTAAAATGTCAGCTTTAAACCGTATCCGTATCCATATTCCTGAATTTCCGTGCTGAGCGTAATGGCAGGAAATTTTATCCGA
This window of the [Eubacterium] siraeum genome carries:
- the cas13d gene encoding type VI-D CRISPR-associated RNA-guided ribonuclease Cas13d; this translates as MGKKIHARDLREQRKTDRTEKFADQNKKREAERAVPKKDAAVSVKSVSSVSSKKDNVTKSMAKAAGVKSVFAVGNTVYMTSFGRGNDAVLEQKIVDTSHEPLNIDDPAYQLNVVTMNGYSVTGHRGETVSAVTDNPLRRFNGRKKDEPEQSVPTDMLCLKPTLEKKFFGKEFDDNIHIQLIYNILDIEKILAVYSTNAIYALNNMSADENIENSDFFMKRTTDETFDDFEKKKESTNSREKADFDAFEKFIGNYRLAYFADAFYVNKKNPKGKAKNVLREDKELYSVLTLIGKLRHWCVHSEEGRAEFWLYKLDELKDDFKNVLDVVYNRPVEEINNRFIENNKVNIQILGSVYKNTDIAELVRSYYEFLITKKYKNMGFSIKKLRESMLEGKGYADKEYDSVRNKLYQMTDFILYTGYINEDSDRADDLVNTLRSSLKEDDKTTVYCKEADYLWKKYRESIREVADALDGDNIKKLSKSNIEIQEDKLRKCFISYADSVSEFTKLIYLLTRFLSGKEINDLVTTLINKFDNIRSFLEIMDELGLDRTFTAEYSFFEGSTKYLAELVELNSFVKSCSFDINAKRTMYRDALDILGIESDKTEEDIEKMIDNILQIDANGDKKLKKNNGLRNFIASNVIDSNRFKYLVRYGNPKKIRETAKCKPAVRFVLNEIPDAQIERYYEACCPKNTALCSANKRREKLADMIAEIKFENFSDAGNYQKANVTSRTSEAEIKRKNQAIIRLYLTVMYIMLKNLVNVNARYVIAFHCVERDTKLYAESGLEVGNIEKNKTNLTMAVMGVKLENGIIKTEFDKSFAENAANRYLRNARWYKLILDNLKKSERAVVNEFRNTVCHLNAIRNININIKEIKEVENYFALYHYLIQKHLENRFADKKVERDTGDFISKLEEHKTYCKDFVKAYCTPFGYNLVRYKNLTIDGLFDKNYPGKDDSDEQK